Within Eggerthella timonensis, the genomic segment TACCATTCCTACGCGCCGTTCCGCACCGTGGCCACGCTGGCGATGGTGGCCGGTTACATCGGCGTTCCCGGCGGCGGGGCGTCGCATGCGGGCGGCACCGCCACCAACAAGCCGGTCGCGGGGTACACGGGCCCGGTGTACGGCTTCGCCGATTGGTCGGACACGGGCAAGAAGGCGAACCTCGTGCCGTCCTCCAAAGTGTATTCGGCGGCGGTGAGCCACGACCCGGTGCCCATCGACTTCTTGTGGATCGCCAACTCGAACTTCATCAACATGAGCCCCGACTCCAACCGCATCATCAACGAGGTGATCCCGGCCATCGACTTTATCGTGACGGTCGACCCGTGGTGGACGTGGACGGCGAAGCACTCCGACATCGTGCTTCCTGCCTGCACGTATTGGGAGCATTGGGACCTCGTCGACCGCAGCCCGTGGGCCATGTTCAACCAGCCTGCCATCGAGCCGATGGGCGAGAGCAAGTCCGACGTCGAGATCATGTCGCTGCTGGCGAAGAAGACCGGCGTCGAGCAGTACTGGAACAAGACCGACGAAGAGTGGATTCGCCAGTTCGTGGGCACCGACCACCCGGCGTGGGACGACTTCGACTGGGATCGCGACGTGGTCGAGCAGGGCATCTACGGCCGCTCCGACGCGCTGTACGACTCTGCCATCGTCTACGCCGACGGCACCGGATACAAGACCGATACCGGCAAGTTCGAGTTCTACACCGAGTCCATGGTGGCGTTCGACGAGGAAGTCCCCACGTGGCAGCCGCCGTGCGAGGACCCGCGCGAGGGCGAGCTGGCCGCGAAGTACCCGCTCGTGTACATCCAGTACCATGACCGCCTGAACGTGCACACCCAGCACATCCTGAACCCGGCGCTCGAGGTGGTGCAGGACGAGCCCCTGCTGCAGATGAACCCCGTCGACGCCGAGGCGCGCGGCATTGCGCACGGCGACGTGGTGCGCGTGCTCAACGATCGTGGCGACATGAAGATCCGCGCGTTCCTCACCGAGGGCATCATCCCGGGCACGGTGGCCACGCAGAGCGGGTGGACGCCCGATTACTTCATCGAGGGCTGCTACCAAAATCTGACCCATCACACCATCTGTGACGCCGAAGAAGCCTACAGCATGACGAACAGCGCCTTCTATGACGTGCTCGTCGAAGTCGAGAAGGCGTAAAGGAGGAGATCATGACCGAGAAACGATACGGCATGGTGATTGACACGCAGCATTGCGTGGGCTGCCAGACCTGCACGGTCAGCTGCAAGATATCGAACGAGGTTCCCGGCAGCGCGCACTGGAACCATTTGGAAAGCCTGGACGGCGAGGTGCTGTACCAGTCGACGGGCACGTTCCCGCGCACCACGCTGGCCTTCCGGCCGCTGTTGTGCAACCACTGCGAGGACCCGGCGTGCGTGAACAACTGCCCGTCGGGGGCCATGCACAAAGACCCTGCCACCGGCATCGTGTCGGTGAATCAGGACGTGTGCATCGCATGCGGCTACTGCAGCTGGGTGTGCCCGTACGGCGCGCCGTCGATGAACGACGTCGACCACGTGATGAGCAAGTGCACCTTCTGCGCCGAGCGCGTGGCAGAGGGCATCGAGCCGTACTGCGTGGCCTCGTGCCCCGCGAACGCGCGCGTGTTCGGCGATCTGAACGATCCGGAGAGCGCCCCGAGCAAGCTCATGCAACAGCAGCACGCGCAGCCGTACCTTCCGGAGGCCGGCACGCATCCGTCGGTCTACTATATATAGGAAAGAGGGGATGAACGATGTTAGCTGAAATGCTTCCCTTGCTCGTGTTCACCACATTCGCCGGCTTGGCTGCCGGAGCGTATGCCATCGATGCTCTGTGCGGGAATGGGCGCACGGGCTCATGCGCTGCGGAGTCTGCGCGCCCGTGGCTGTTCCCGCTCGTGTGCCTGGCGCTGCTGGGGTTGGGCCTGTGCGGCACGTTGCTGCACCTGGGACAGCCCTTACGATTCGTGAACGGCATGGCGAACCCCGGCTCCATGATCGCGCAGGAGGCGTACTGGTCCATTGCGTTCGGCCTGGTCATTGTCGCCGACCTCGCCTTGGCGAAGGTGAAAGGGGCCTCGGTGCGCCCGGTTCGCTGGGTTGGCGGGCTGGTTGCCGTAGGGCTCATGGTGGTCACGGGCCTGGCGTACTACCAGAGCTTGGGCCTGCCGGCTTGGAGCGGCGCTGCAACCGTTCCGCTGTTCCTGGTGGGCGACCTCGCGTTGGGCGCGGGCCTGTGCGCGCTGCTCGATCGGTCGGCGTTGGCGAATGGCATCCTGGCTGCGGCCAACGTGGCCGCCGGCGTCGCGTTCGCCGCGGTGCTGTGCGCGTTCGGGCTGTACGTGGCGCGCGTCGGCCACGATGCGACGGGGCTGCTCGTCGCCGCCGGCATCGTGGGGCCGCTCGCCGCAAGCGCTGCGGCCGTCGCGACCCGTGCAGGGAAGCTTCCCGCGCAGGCCGGCGCCGTGGCCGTGTGCGTCCTCGCAACCGCAGGCGTCGTGATCGCCCGCTACGCGTTCTTCGCCGCTGGCATGATGTAAGAATGTCCCAAATGGGGACTGTCACCATTTGGGACACCCGTTTGGGACAGGTGAGGAAGGGCCCCTCTCGCGCTTTGGCGAGAGGGGCCCTTCGCATCGGAGGCGGCGGGTCAGAGGGGGAGGGAGCCGCCTCTCTGGAGGGATGTCCTCGGAGCCTTACACGCTGGCGGCGGCGTTCTTGCCGGCCAGGCGGCCGAAGCTCAGCGCGGTGGCCAGGCTGATGCCGGCCACGACCACGGGGTAGTCCACCTGGAGGCGGCGACCCATCGTGTTGCCGGCCACGTACAGGCCGGGGATCGGGTCGTTCGTGCCGTCCTTGGTCACCTGCAGGTCGTGGTTGCACTCGAGGCCGCCGAACATGACCAGCATGCCCGCGTTGCCGAACTTGCATGCGTAGTACGGCGGGTTCTCGACGGGGAACATGCGCTTCGACATCTTGCCGAAGTCCTCGTCGAGGCCGTTGTGGCACAGCTCGTTGTAACGGTCGATCTCGGCCTTCATCGTGTCGTAGGGCAGGCCCGTCTTCTCGGCCAGCTCTTCCAGCGTGTCGCATTTGACGTCGGCCGCTTCGTCCACCATGGCCTGCGTCGTGTAGCCCAGGCCGAAGCCGGACAGCACGGTCTCGTACTCGGCGATCTTGTCATCGGGAACGAAGTACGTGGTGTAGCCATGGCCGTCGGGCATGTGGATGATCTGCTCGGGCCACTTGCTGTCGAAGATCTGCCACGCTTTCACGCCCGCCTTGGCAAGCTCGGGATCCTTGGCGACAGGCTGGCGCGTGTGCTCGTCGGCGATGTTCTGGCCGGGCACGTCCTCGTTCATGAAGCGCTTGCCCTCCATGTTGAGCTGCAGGAAGCTGTCCACGCCCAGGGCGCCGCCCATGTGGTGCGTCATCGGCGCGTGGGGACCCAGCTCCATCCAGCCGCCGGCCCAGATGCCCATGAGCTGGCCGCGGCCATCGTCGACGCCGCCCATGAACTCCTCGGTCCACGGCGCGTAGTAGTGGCGCATCTCGGGATTCGCGCCGTAGTCGCCGCAGCACAGCACCGTGGCCTTGGCGTTCACCTTGAGGTAGCCGTCCTTCGTTTTGGCGTAGGCGCCCACCACCTTGTCGCCTTCCTTGATGAGCTGCTCGCCCTCGGCTTCGTAGATGAGCTCGGCGCCTGCGGCCATGGCGGCGTTGAAGGCGGCCTCGCACGCCCACTGCATGTTGGGATTCGTGGTGATGGTGCCGTGGAAGTAGGGGTACACTTCTTCCTTGTAGTCGTACGTGTCCAGCTTGGGGAAGCACTTCGGGCGGATGAAGTTCGGCTTGTCGGTTTCGCGGTTGGCGGCCGTGGACTTGAGCACCTCGTAGTCGGCGCCCTCGATGAACCAGTCGAAGTCCTCACCGGAATGATCGTACCAGTAGCTCATCATCCACGTGTCGCAGCGACCGCCGGTCTCCTTGACGTATTCGTTCATGATGTCGGCCTTGGGTGCCCACTCGATGCCCAGGTCCTTCTGGATCTGCGATCCCACCACGCCGAAGTCGCCGGCCATGGAGATGACCGAGTAGCTGTCCTCGGGCTGCTTCTCCAGCACGATGACCTTCTTGCCGGCCTCGGCGGCTTCCTTCGCGGCGGCGGTGCCGGCCAAGCCCATGCCGATGACGAGGACGTCGCAGTCCTTCTCTTCCTTGATGTCGGTGGGAACCTCCGGCGGCGTGAGGAAGTCGGGGGTATAGCTGGTGGGGGAGACGCCCGATGCCGCGGCCCCGTTCGATCCGCCGTTGCCCTCGGCCGATGCGGTGCTGGCGCTTTGCTGCGGTGCGCAGCCGGCCAGGCCTGCTGCTCCGGCGGCGACGGCCGCGGTGGCTCCGAGGCCCAGGAATGCACGGCGACTCAGTTTGGCTTCTTTCATGTCCCTCTCTCCTTTCGATGAGAAGCGCGACGGCCCCTCGCCGTCCGCTTCATCGTGAGGATTTCCCTTGCGGAATCCTTCCCTGCGCCGCTTACCATACGTGCCTGCGCACCTCCCTGCCACACCTTCGCGCGGGTAGTTTTCGAGTTTTGCCCGATGAAATCCCTACCTGATACGGGTGGGTAGCCGAGATGAGATAGGCCGGTGCGAGACGGGGAGTGAGACAGGGGGACAGGGTGAGACAGAGGGACGGGGTAATTGTCTCATTTTGCTCGCAAAATGAGACAATTACCCCGTCCCTCTGTCTCACCCTGTCACGCACCGGCCCGGCCCGACGTCAAACCATGAGCAAGGGACGAATTGATGGGGATGGGATATACTGGCAGGGAAACAGACGGAGGGTAGGGGCCGATGAGCTGTTTGAAGGATCTGTTTACAGGCATGCGGGCGCGCGACGTCGTGTTCATGAGCGGGTATGCGCTGTACCTGACGTTCGGCTACATGTCGTTCGAGTCGCCGACGGTGCTCACCTCGCTGGGCGAGTCGGGCGCCCTCGTGCAGTCGCTGTTCCTCGTGGCGGTGATTGCGGCGCGGATGGCGGTGTACGCGGCGATGATCGCGCTGGCGCGGCGCGCGGGCCGCGGGTTCTCGCCCGCCGTGATCCTCGTATGCGCGGGCGTTGCGGCCACGGGCTTCATCGTCACGCGCATGGCGTTCCAGTTCGCCGGGTTCGTGCCGCTCGAAGAGCTGGTAGGGTGGCTGGTTGCCGGCGGTTTGTTCTTCGGCGCGGGCGACGCGTTGATCAACCTGTTGTGGGCGCGCTTCTCGGGCACGTTCGACTTGCGGCGCGTGTATCTGTTCGTGCTGATGAGCAGCGGGCTGAGTCTCGTCGTGTACCTTGTGGTAACGCTGCTGCCTTCGGCCATCATGCTGCCGGTGGGCGCGCTGCTGTTCTTCGCGTCCGTGGTGTTCTGCCGTCAGTGCCTCGCTGCGCGCGAGCCCATCGCCGAGGAGTACTCGGCGCCGGTGTTCAAGGGTGCGCTGTCCGCGCTGTGGCGGCCCGTGCTGGGCACGGCCATCCTCTCGTTCATGAGCGGCCTCATGCTGCAGCTGTCGTTGTCGCAGGCAATCCCGCTGGGGACGTTCCAATCCACGTCGCTCATCACGCAGGCCGTCGTCATCGTGGCGCTGCTGCTGCCGGCGCTGCTGGTGAAGAGCCAGCCCAGCTTGGGGTCGGTGTACCGCATGGCGCTGCCGCTGTCGGCGGCGGGCTTCCTGCTGCTGCCGCTCATCTGGAACGGCGTGGGCGGCTTGGCGAACGCGTGCGCCCAGCTGGGAACGCTCGTGGCGGGCATCATCCTATGGTGCATGGTGGCGCATACCGTGCACGATACGAAGCTGCCGGCGGCGCTGCTGTTCTCGTGCTCGCTCCTCTGCACGAACGCGGCGCAGATGGCGGGGACGCTGGTGGGCATGCTGAACGCGCACACGCTGGGGCAGGGCGACATCGCCCTGACGGCGGTGGCGCTCGTGGCAATCTATCTGCTGGCGATGGTGTCGATGTTCCTGTTCAAGGACAAGAACCTGCGCGGCATCGACGTCGTTCCCGAGGGCGGGGCGCCCACGGCCGAGCAGCAGGGTGACGCGCTCGAGGCCCGGTGCGCCCACGTGGCCGAAGCTCATGGGTTCACGCCGCGCGAGTCGGAGATCCTCGTGCACCTGGGACAGGGCCGCACGGCGCGCGCGATCTCCGAGAAGCTCGTGGTGTCGGAGAACACGGTGAAGTACCACATCAAGTCCATTTACCAGAAGCTCGACGTGCATTCGCGCGACGAGGTGATCGACCTGATCGAACGGTCGGAGTAGGCCCGCGTTGCCTCTTTCCCCCTGCGCTTCGGAGAGTATAATGAGCCTCAACCAAAAGGGGAAGCAGGCAGGGGATTGGGGCAGGAAGACGAACAACGAACCGGCGGCGGCCCTTGCGGGGTCGTCCGCGTCGCGCTTGCGCTCGCATGCTCGTTGATGTTGGCGATTCCCGCCTTGCCGGTCGTCTCGGTCATGCCGAACTCGCTCGCATTCGCCGACGAGATCCCTCCCGATCCCTCCCGCGTCGTCCGCGTCGCGTACGTGCAGCAGGAGCCCATGCTGCAGGTGAGCGAGACGGGGGCGGTCACGGGCTACGCCTACGAGTACCTTGAGCGCATGGCTCAGTACACGGAATG encodes:
- a CDS encoding 4Fe-4S dicluster domain-containing protein; translated protein: MTEKRYGMVIDTQHCVGCQTCTVSCKISNEVPGSAHWNHLESLDGEVLYQSTGTFPRTTLAFRPLLCNHCEDPACVNNCPSGAMHKDPATGIVSVNQDVCIACGYCSWVCPYGAPSMNDVDHVMSKCTFCAERVAEGIEPYCVASCPANARVFGDLNDPESAPSKLMQQQHAQPYLPEAGTHPSVYYI
- a CDS encoding DmsC/YnfH family molybdoenzyme membrane anchor subunit — its product is MLAEMLPLLVFTTFAGLAAGAYAIDALCGNGRTGSCAAESARPWLFPLVCLALLGLGLCGTLLHLGQPLRFVNGMANPGSMIAQEAYWSIAFGLVIVADLALAKVKGASVRPVRWVGGLVAVGLMVVTGLAYYQSLGLPAWSGAATVPLFLVGDLALGAGLCALLDRSALANGILAAANVAAGVAFAAVLCAFGLYVARVGHDATGLLVAAGIVGPLAASAAAVATRAGKLPAQAGAVAVCVLATAGVVIARYAFFAAGMM
- a CDS encoding FAD-dependent oxidoreductase; translation: MKEAKLSRRAFLGLGATAAVAAGAAGLAGCAPQQSASTASAEGNGGSNGAAASGVSPTSYTPDFLTPPEVPTDIKEEKDCDVLVIGMGLAGTAAAKEAAEAGKKVIVLEKQPEDSYSVISMAGDFGVVGSQIQKDLGIEWAPKADIMNEYVKETGGRCDTWMMSYWYDHSGEDFDWFIEGADYEVLKSTAANRETDKPNFIRPKCFPKLDTYDYKEEVYPYFHGTITTNPNMQWACEAAFNAAMAAGAELIYEAEGEQLIKEGDKVVGAYAKTKDGYLKVNAKATVLCCGDYGANPEMRHYYAPWTEEFMGGVDDGRGQLMGIWAGGWMELGPHAPMTHHMGGALGVDSFLQLNMEGKRFMNEDVPGQNIADEHTRQPVAKDPELAKAGVKAWQIFDSKWPEQIIHMPDGHGYTTYFVPDDKIAEYETVLSGFGLGYTTQAMVDEAADVKCDTLEELAEKTGLPYDTMKAEIDRYNELCHNGLDEDFGKMSKRMFPVENPPYYACKFGNAGMLVMFGGLECNHDLQVTKDGTNDPIPGLYVAGNTMGRRLQVDYPVVVAGISLATALSFGRLAGKNAAASV
- a CDS encoding response regulator transcription factor, with the protein product MSCLKDLFTGMRARDVVFMSGYALYLTFGYMSFESPTVLTSLGESGALVQSLFLVAVIAARMAVYAAMIALARRAGRGFSPAVILVCAGVAATGFIVTRMAFQFAGFVPLEELVGWLVAGGLFFGAGDALINLLWARFSGTFDLRRVYLFVLMSSGLSLVVYLVVTLLPSAIMLPVGALLFFASVVFCRQCLAAREPIAEEYSAPVFKGALSALWRPVLGTAILSFMSGLMLQLSLSQAIPLGTFQSTSLITQAVVIVALLLPALLVKSQPSLGSVYRMALPLSAAGFLLLPLIWNGVGGLANACAQLGTLVAGIILWCMVAHTVHDTKLPAALLFSCSLLCTNAAQMAGTLVGMLNAHTLGQGDIALTAVALVAIYLLAMVSMFLFKDKNLRGIDVVPEGGAPTAEQQGDALEARCAHVAEAHGFTPRESEILVHLGQGRTARAISEKLVVSENTVKYHIKSIYQKLDVHSRDEVIDLIERSE